The DNA segment CTTTGAAGCCGAAGCCCATCCCGAAACCTTCCTGATGCGCGCCAAGCGCCTGCGGCTGATCGTGAGCCGTCTGCCGTCGCTCGAAAGCGGCGACGTGCCACGGCTTGCGCCGGTTGCGGTCGAGGACCTGTTGCTCCGCCAGAGTACCACGATCGACTATGCGCGGCTGGAAGCGCTCGTGAAGGGCAAGTCGGTGATCGTGACCGGCGGTGGCGGTTCGATCGGCGCGGAGGTCTGCCACCGCGTCGTGGCCTTTGGCGCGGCGCGGCTTTTGATCATCGAGAATTCCGAGCCGGCGCTTTACGCGGTGACCGAGGCGCTCGCGGCCCTTGGGGTCGAAGCCGAGGTCGACGGGCGCATCGCCGACATCCGCGATCGCGAACGCATTCTGCGGCTGATGAGCGAGTTCAAGCCCGACCTTGTGTTCCACGCCGCGGCGCTCAAGCACGTGCCGATCCTCGAGCGCGACTGGAGCGAAGGGGTCAAGACCAACATCTTCGGCTCGGTCAACGTTGCCGATGCGGCGCTTGCCGCCGGCGCCGAGGCGATGGTGATGATCTCGACCGACAAGGCGATCGAGCCGGTCTCGATGCTCGGCCTGACCAAGCGTTTCGCGGAGATGTACTGCCAGGCGCTCGACCATGATCCCGCCGTGCAAGTCGGGCGCAAGCGCATGCGGCTGATCTCGGTGCGGTTCGGCAATGTGCTGGCGTCCAACGGCTCGGTGGTGCCGAAATTCAAGGCGCAGATCGAGGCGGGCGGGCCGGTGACCGTGACCCATCCCGAGATGGTGCGCTACTTCATGACCATCCGCGAAGCCTGCGATCTCGTGATCACGGCGGCGACGCACGCGCTTGGCGCGCAGCGCTCGGTGTCGGTCTATGTGCTCAACATGGGGCAACCCGTGAAGATCGTCGACCTCGCCGAGCGGATGATCCGCCTGTCGGGCTTGCAGCCCGGCATCGATATCGAAGTCGTCTTCACCGGGATGCGGCCGGGCGAACGGCTCAACGAAATCCTGTTCGCCAGCGAAGAGCCTGCGGTCGAGATCGGGGTGGCCGGCATCATGGCGGCCAAGCCCAACGAGCCGCCGATGCAGGCATTGAAGAACTGGATGACGGCGCTGCGGCAGGCGATCGAAAACGACGATCCCGCCACGATCAAGACGATCCTGAAGGACGCCGTGCCGGAATTCGGCTCGAACGCGGCGTAGCGCCCGTTTTTAGCGCGGCCTTGAAAAGCGAAGCATCGTTGCTGCGACAGCCGCGGCGCCGACCGCGAACAGCGCAAATTCGGCGGTCGGCGAAGCAGCCTTGATCGAAAACGCGGCAAGCGCCGCCAGCACGAGGTTGAGCGTGAATACCTCGCTCACCACCTGCGTCACCGTAAAGCCGTTGTCGGTGGCGCGTTGATAGAAATGCGAGCGGTGCGCGACCCAGAACGGTTCGCGGCGCATCAATCGCCGCAACAGCGTCACCGTGGCATCAGTGAGATAATAAAGCGGCAACAGCAGCGCGGCCGCCGGATGCTGCTGCCCGGCGAGTTGCAGCAGGCACCAGCCGAGCAACAGGCCGATCGGCAGACTGCCGACGTCGCCGAGAAAGATCGTCGCAACGGGGCGGTTGAACGGCGCAAAGCCGATCATCGCGCCGCAGAGAGCGGTCGCAATGATGACCGCCGTAAGTGGGAGTTCGCCGGCGAGGCCGAGCAGCGCCAGTGCGGCCGTCACCGGAACGACTTCCGCCGCCGTCATCCAGTCGAGCCCGTCCATGAAGTTGACGAGATTGACGAACCAGAGGCCTGCGAGCACGAGGAGGCCGCGCTCGATCCAGGCCGGAAGCATCGGCGCGATGCGAATGTCACAGGAGCCGGCCAGCACCACCGCGCCAACCGCGATCGCTTGCAGCAAAAGCCGCGGCAGCACCGGGACCGGCCTGATATCGTCGGCGAAGCCGAGCGCTGCGATAAAGAGCGTGGCGCCAAACAGGACGACCGGAAAACTCGAGCCGGCTCCGGCAAAGTAAGCGAGCGCGAGAGCTGCGGCGACCAGCGTTGCCCCGATCACCGCAATGCCGGCGCCTTGCGGTGTCGGAACACGATGGGACGATCGGTCGT comes from the Bradyrhizobium erythrophlei genome and includes:
- a CDS encoding nucleoside-diphosphate sugar epimerase/dehydratase, producing the protein MTRLTHLTLRNYLIALHDAGASAAAFFAAFYLRFEGAEQFWERMPLLLRILPYFLVLSVVVCYLFNLTTTKWRFISLPDALNILRAASVLAIALLVLDYILVAPNVHGTFFFGKVTIILFWFLEVSFLSALRFAYRYFRYTRVRHHAKSEEASPTLLVGRTADAEILLRGIESGAVKRIWPVGILSPSVSDRGQLIRNVPVLGNIDDVEDVAADFARRNKPIARTVMLPSAFEAEAHPETFLMRAKRLRLIVSRLPSLESGDVPRLAPVAVEDLLLRQSTTIDYARLEALVKGKSVIVTGGGGSIGAEVCHRVVAFGAARLLIIENSEPALYAVTEALAALGVEAEVDGRIADIRDRERILRLMSEFKPDLVFHAAALKHVPILERDWSEGVKTNIFGSVNVADAALAAGAEAMVMISTDKAIEPVSMLGLTKRFAEMYCQALDHDPAVQVGRKRMRLISVRFGNVLASNGSVVPKFKAQIEAGGPVTVTHPEMVRYFMTIREACDLVITAATHALGAQRSVSVYVLNMGQPVKIVDLAERMIRLSGLQPGIDIEVVFTGMRPGERLNEILFASEEPAVEIGVAGIMAAKPNEPPMQALKNWMTALRQAIENDDPATIKTILKDAVPEFGSNAA
- a CDS encoding MraY family glycosyltransferase produces the protein MNACSESMTAPELWLVLAVTVAAAIVSAVAILIIRPLLLRHALAKPNDRSSHRVPTPQGAGIAVIGATLVAAALALAYFAGAGSSFPVVLFGATLFIAALGFADDIRPVPVLPRLLLQAIAVGAVVLAGSCDIRIAPMLPAWIERGLLVLAGLWFVNLVNFMDGLDWMTAAEVVPVTAALALLGLAGELPLTAVIIATALCGAMIGFAPFNRPVATIFLGDVGSLPIGLLLGWCLLQLAGQQHPAAALLLPLYYLTDATVTLLRRLMRREPFWVAHRSHFYQRATDNGFTVTQVVSEVFTLNLVLAALAAFSIKAASPTAEFALFAVGAAAVAATMLRFSRPR